One stretch of Prunus persica cultivar Lovell chromosome G1, Prunus_persica_NCBIv2, whole genome shotgun sequence DNA includes these proteins:
- the LOC18790429 gene encoding origin of replication complex subunit 6, whose amino-acid sequence MDLSDIARKLDLSDSKHVIRRAAELRRLCDIQFDSSIIGVGEVCKAVICLEIAATRSGLLFDRQKAIRLSGMSEKAYTRSYNSMQNGLGVKNKLDVRELAIQFGCVRIIPFVQKGLSLYRSRFLASLPASRRASADFTRPVFIAVAFYLCAKKHKLKVDKLKLIELCGASESEFSSVSTSMKDLCFDICGIEKEKKDPKDVKGNRELLDVLPEKRKLEDGGYSSDEGAEPSSYKKHKKMEKQAYEGWKTTVIASNNQTKAKVLCKPTRQTRLDFLKDVPDTQNLKAV is encoded by the exons ATGGATCTCTCAGACATAGCAAGGAAGCTTGACCTCTCCGACTCCAAGCACGTCATCCGCAGAGCCGCCGAGCTCCGCCGTCTCTGTGACATCCAGTTTGACTCTTCTATAATCGGCGTC GGTGAGGTATGCAAAGCTGTGATTTGCTTAGAAATCGCCGCAACAAG GTCGGGGCTTCTATTCGATCGGCAAAAAGCGATAAGGTTGAGTGGGATGTCTGAAAAGGCTTACACCAGATCCTACAATTCCATGCAGAACGGTCTTGGGGTCAA GAACAAGCTGGATGTTAGAGAACTGGCAATTCAGTTTGGGTGCGTTAGGATCATCCCCTTTGTGCAGAAGGGTTTGTCTCT TTACAGGAGTCGGTTTCTTGCATCACTGCCAGCGTCTCGGCGGGCAAGTGCTGACTTCACTCGACCTGTCTTCATTGCCGTGGCATTCTACTTGTGTGCCAAAAAACACAAG CTAAAGGTAGACAAACTTAAGTTGATTGAGCTCTGTGGTGCATCTGAATCTGAATTCTCTTCG GTTTCTACTTCCATGAAGGACTTGTGCTTTGATATATGTGGgattgaaaaggaaaagaaagatccCAAGGATGTCAAGGGAAACCGAG AACTTCTAGATGTTTTGccagagaaaagaaaacttgaGGATGGTGGTTATTCATCTGATGAAGGAGCTGAG CCTTCAAGTTACAAGAAGCACAAAAAGATGGAAAAGCAGGCCTATGAGGGTTGGAAAACCACTGTCATTGCATCAAATAACCAAACCAAGGCAAAAG TTCTTTGCAAGCCCACCAGACAAACTCGGTTAGACTTTCTCAAGGACGTACCCGATACCCAGAACTTGAAGGCTGTATAG